A part of Rhinolophus ferrumequinum isolate MPI-CBG mRhiFer1 chromosome 11, mRhiFer1_v1.p, whole genome shotgun sequence genomic DNA contains:
- the CTSW gene encoding cathepsin W yields the protein MALTVHLSCFLALLVAGLAQDIMGSRRGQDPGPQPLKLKEVFTLFQIRYNRSYSNPAEYARRLDIFARNLAEAQRLQEEDLGTAEFGVTPFSDLTEEEFGQLYGLQRAAGRALNVDRKVGSDERGQTVPPTCDWRKAAGIISPVKDQKNCNCCWAITAAGNIESLWGITFQKSVEVSVQQLLDCNRCGDGCKGGYIWDAFITVLNDSGLASEKDYPFRATSRTHNCQAKKYKKVAWIQDFIMLPDCEQGIARYLATEGPITVTINVKLLQHYQKGVIKATPTNCDPQHVDHSVLLVGFGKCKSVEGRQAATSQSRPHPRPRHSIPYWILKNSWGASWGEEGYFRLHRGSNACGITKFPVTARVVKPAKKQQKLVSCPP from the exons ATGGCACTAACTGTCCATCTCTCCTGCTTccttgcactgttggtggcagGCCTGGCTCAAGACATCATGGGCTCCCGCAGGGGCCAG GACCCAGGTCCCCAGCCACTGAAGCTGAAAGAGGTCTTCACTTTGTTCCAGATCCGGTACAACCGAAGTTACTCGAACCCAGCAG AATATGCTCGCCGCCTGGACATCTTTGCCCGCAACCTGGCCGAGGCTCAGCGGCTGCAGGAGGAAGACTTGGGCACAGCCGAGTTTGGGGTGACTCCATTCAGTGACCTGACAG AGGAGGAGTTTGGCCAGCTCTATGGGCTTCAGAGGGCAGCTGGAAGGGCCCTCAATGTGGACAGGAAGGTAGGATCCGATGAGCGGGGTCAGACAGTGCCCCCCACCTGTGACTGGCGGAAGGCAGCTGGTATCATCTCACCCGTCAAGGACCAG AAAAACTGCAACTGCTGCTGGGCCATAACAGCAGCGGGCAACATCGAGTCTCTGTGGGGCATTACATTCCAAAAGTCTGTGGAAGTCTCCGTGCAAC AGCTACTTGACTGTAACCGCTGTGGGGATGGCTGCAAGGGCGGCTACATCTGGGACGCGTTCATAACCGTTCTCAACGACA GCGGCCTAGCCAGCGAAAAGGACTACCCATTCCGGGCGACCAGCAGAACCCACAACTGCCAGGCCAAGAAGTACAAAAAGGTGGCCTGGATCCAGGACTTCATCATGCTGCCGGACTGCGAGCAGG GAATTGCCCGGTACCTGGCCACCGAGGGCCCCATCACCGTGACCATCAACGTGAAGCTATTGCAG cACTACCAGAAGGGTGTGATCAAGGCCACGCCCACCAACTGTGACCCCCAGCATGTGGATCACTCTGTCTTGCTGGTGGGTTTCGGTAAGTGCAAGTCGGTGGAGGGCAGGCAGGCGGCCACATCCCAGTCTCGTCCTCACCCTCGCCCTCGTCACTCCATCCCATACTGGATCCTGAAGAACTCCTGGGGGGCCAGCTGGGGTGAGGAG GGCTATTTCCGGCTGCACCGAGGGAGCAATGCCTGCGGCATCACCAAGTTCCCAGTTACTGCCCGAGTAGTCAAACCAGCTAAGAAGCAGCAAAAGCTAGTTTCCTGCCCTCCCTGA
- the EFEMP2 gene encoding EGF-containing fibulin-like extracellular matrix protein 2 isoform X1 → MHCRSQPSRRSRGPRGRRGPNPRMLPFASCLPGSLLLWALLLLLLGAASPQDSEEPDSYTECTDGYEWDPDSQHCRDVNECLTIPEACKGEMKCINHYGGYLCLPRSAAVINDLHGEGPPPPVPPVQHPNPCPPGYEPDEQESCVDVDECAQALHDCRPSQQCHNLPGSYQCTCPDGYRKIGPECVDIDECRYRYCQHRCVNLPGSFRCQCEPGFQLGPNNRSCVDVNECDMGAPCEQRCFNSYGTFLCRCHQGYELHRDGFSCSDIDECSYSSYLCQYRCVNEPGRFSCHCPQGYQLLATRLCQDIDECESGAHQCSEAQTCVNFYGGYRCVDTNRCVEPYVQVSDNRCLCPASNPLCREQPSSIVHRYMSITSERSVPADVFQIQATSVYPGAYNAFQIRAGNSQGDFYIRQINNVSAMLVLARPVTGPREYVLDLEMVTMNSLMSYRASSVLRLTVFVGAYTF, encoded by the exons AT GCACTGTCGGAGCCAGCCGAGCCGCCGGAGCCGTGGGCCGCGGGGGCGTCGCGGGCCCAA ccccaggaTGCTCCCCTTCGCCTCCTGCCTCCCCGGGTCTCTACTGCTCTGGGCGCTGCTGCTGTTGCTCTTGGGGGCAGCGTCTCCCCAGGATTCGGAGGAGCCCGACAGCTACACG GAATGCACAGATGGCTATGAGTGGGACCCCGACAGCCAGCACTGCCGGG ATGTCAACGAGTGCCTGACCATCCCCGAGGCCTGCAAGGGGGAAATGAAATGCATCAACCACTATGGGGGCTACTTGTGCCTGCCCCGCTCGGCTGCCGTCATCAACGACCTACATGGCGAGGGCCCACCACCACCAGTGCCACCTGTTCAACACCCGAACCCCTGCCCACCAGGCTATGAGCCTGATGAGCAAGAGAGCTGTGTGG ACGTGGATGAGTGTGCTCAGGCCTTGCACGACTGCCGCCCCAGCCAGCAGTGCCACAACCTGCCTGGTTCTTACCAGTGCACCTGCCCTGATGGTTACCGCAAGATTGGGCCTGAATGTGTGG ATATAGACGAGTGCCGCTACCGCTACTGCCAGCATCGCTGTGTGAACCTGCCTGGCTCCTTTCGCTGCCAGTGCGAACCAGGCTTCCAGCTGGGGCCCAACAACCGCTCCTGTGTGG ATGTGAACGAATGTGACATGGGGGCTCCATGCGAGCAGCGCTGCTTTAACTCCTATGGGACCTTCCTGTGTCGCTGCCATCAGGGCTACGAACTGCACCGGGATGGCTTTTCCTGCAGTG ATATTGATGAGTGCAGCTACTCCAGTTACCTCTGCCAGTACCGCTGCGTTAACGAGCCAGGTCGCTTCTCTTGCCACTGCCCACAGGGCTACCAACTGCTGGCCACACGCCTCTGCCAAG ACATTGACGAGTGCGAGTCCGGCGCACACCAGTGCTCTGAAGCCCAAACCTGTGTCAATTTCTATGGGGGCTACCGCTGTGTGGACACCAACCGTTGTGTGGAGCCTTATGTCCAGGTGTCTGACAA TCGCTGCCTCTGTCCGGCGTCCAACCCCCTGTGCCGGGAGCAGCCCTCGTCCATAGTGCACCGTTACATGAGCATCACCTCGGAGCGAAGTGTGCCCGCCGACGTCTTCCAGATCCAAGCCACCTCTGTCTATCCCGGCGCTTACAATGCCTTTCAGATCCGTGCTGGAAACTCGCAGGGGGACTTCTATATTAGG CAAATCAACAATGTCAGCGCCATGCTGGTCCTCGCCCGGCCTGTGACGGGCCCCCGGGAGTATGTGCTGGACCTCGAGATGGTAACCATGAACTCCCTCATGAGCTACCGGGCCAGCTCAGTACTGAGACTCACCGTCTTCGTTGGGGCCTACACCTTCTGA
- the EFEMP2 gene encoding EGF-containing fibulin-like extracellular matrix protein 2 isoform X2 has translation MASGPMPPGWSAKGPWPRAGTVGASRAAGAVGRGGVAGPNVNECLTIPEACKGEMKCINHYGGYLCLPRSAAVINDLHGEGPPPPVPPVQHPNPCPPGYEPDEQESCVDVDECAQALHDCRPSQQCHNLPGSYQCTCPDGYRKIGPECVDIDECRYRYCQHRCVNLPGSFRCQCEPGFQLGPNNRSCVDVNECDMGAPCEQRCFNSYGTFLCRCHQGYELHRDGFSCSDIDECSYSSYLCQYRCVNEPGRFSCHCPQGYQLLATRLCQDIDECESGAHQCSEAQTCVNFYGGYRCVDTNRCVEPYVQVSDNRCLCPASNPLCREQPSSIVHRYMSITSERSVPADVFQIQATSVYPGAYNAFQIRAGNSQGDFYIRQINNVSAMLVLARPVTGPREYVLDLEMVTMNSLMSYRASSVLRLTVFVGAYTF, from the exons ATGGCATCAGGGCCAATGCCCCCAGGATGGAGCGCTAAGGGACCCTGGCCCAGAGCCG GCACTGTCGGAGCCAGCCGAGCCGCCGGAGCCGTGGGCCGCGGGGGCGTCGCGGGCCCAA ATGTCAACGAGTGCCTGACCATCCCCGAGGCCTGCAAGGGGGAAATGAAATGCATCAACCACTATGGGGGCTACTTGTGCCTGCCCCGCTCGGCTGCCGTCATCAACGACCTACATGGCGAGGGCCCACCACCACCAGTGCCACCTGTTCAACACCCGAACCCCTGCCCACCAGGCTATGAGCCTGATGAGCAAGAGAGCTGTGTGG ACGTGGATGAGTGTGCTCAGGCCTTGCACGACTGCCGCCCCAGCCAGCAGTGCCACAACCTGCCTGGTTCTTACCAGTGCACCTGCCCTGATGGTTACCGCAAGATTGGGCCTGAATGTGTGG ATATAGACGAGTGCCGCTACCGCTACTGCCAGCATCGCTGTGTGAACCTGCCTGGCTCCTTTCGCTGCCAGTGCGAACCAGGCTTCCAGCTGGGGCCCAACAACCGCTCCTGTGTGG ATGTGAACGAATGTGACATGGGGGCTCCATGCGAGCAGCGCTGCTTTAACTCCTATGGGACCTTCCTGTGTCGCTGCCATCAGGGCTACGAACTGCACCGGGATGGCTTTTCCTGCAGTG ATATTGATGAGTGCAGCTACTCCAGTTACCTCTGCCAGTACCGCTGCGTTAACGAGCCAGGTCGCTTCTCTTGCCACTGCCCACAGGGCTACCAACTGCTGGCCACACGCCTCTGCCAAG ACATTGACGAGTGCGAGTCCGGCGCACACCAGTGCTCTGAAGCCCAAACCTGTGTCAATTTCTATGGGGGCTACCGCTGTGTGGACACCAACCGTTGTGTGGAGCCTTATGTCCAGGTGTCTGACAA TCGCTGCCTCTGTCCGGCGTCCAACCCCCTGTGCCGGGAGCAGCCCTCGTCCATAGTGCACCGTTACATGAGCATCACCTCGGAGCGAAGTGTGCCCGCCGACGTCTTCCAGATCCAAGCCACCTCTGTCTATCCCGGCGCTTACAATGCCTTTCAGATCCGTGCTGGAAACTCGCAGGGGGACTTCTATATTAGG CAAATCAACAATGTCAGCGCCATGCTGGTCCTCGCCCGGCCTGTGACGGGCCCCCGGGAGTATGTGCTGGACCTCGAGATGGTAACCATGAACTCCCTCATGAGCTACCGGGCCAGCTCAGTACTGAGACTCACCGTCTTCGTTGGGGCCTACACCTTCTGA
- the EFEMP2 gene encoding EGF-containing fibulin-like extracellular matrix protein 2 isoform X3, giving the protein MLPFASCLPGSLLLWALLLLLLGAASPQDSEEPDSYTECTDGYEWDPDSQHCRDVNECLTIPEACKGEMKCINHYGGYLCLPRSAAVINDLHGEGPPPPVPPVQHPNPCPPGYEPDEQESCVDVDECAQALHDCRPSQQCHNLPGSYQCTCPDGYRKIGPECVDIDECRYRYCQHRCVNLPGSFRCQCEPGFQLGPNNRSCVDVNECDMGAPCEQRCFNSYGTFLCRCHQGYELHRDGFSCSDIDECSYSSYLCQYRCVNEPGRFSCHCPQGYQLLATRLCQDIDECESGAHQCSEAQTCVNFYGGYRCVDTNRCVEPYVQVSDNRCLCPASNPLCREQPSSIVHRYMSITSERSVPADVFQIQATSVYPGAYNAFQIRAGNSQGDFYIRQINNVSAMLVLARPVTGPREYVLDLEMVTMNSLMSYRASSVLRLTVFVGAYTF; this is encoded by the exons aTGCTCCCCTTCGCCTCCTGCCTCCCCGGGTCTCTACTGCTCTGGGCGCTGCTGCTGTTGCTCTTGGGGGCAGCGTCTCCCCAGGATTCGGAGGAGCCCGACAGCTACACG GAATGCACAGATGGCTATGAGTGGGACCCCGACAGCCAGCACTGCCGGG ATGTCAACGAGTGCCTGACCATCCCCGAGGCCTGCAAGGGGGAAATGAAATGCATCAACCACTATGGGGGCTACTTGTGCCTGCCCCGCTCGGCTGCCGTCATCAACGACCTACATGGCGAGGGCCCACCACCACCAGTGCCACCTGTTCAACACCCGAACCCCTGCCCACCAGGCTATGAGCCTGATGAGCAAGAGAGCTGTGTGG ACGTGGATGAGTGTGCTCAGGCCTTGCACGACTGCCGCCCCAGCCAGCAGTGCCACAACCTGCCTGGTTCTTACCAGTGCACCTGCCCTGATGGTTACCGCAAGATTGGGCCTGAATGTGTGG ATATAGACGAGTGCCGCTACCGCTACTGCCAGCATCGCTGTGTGAACCTGCCTGGCTCCTTTCGCTGCCAGTGCGAACCAGGCTTCCAGCTGGGGCCCAACAACCGCTCCTGTGTGG ATGTGAACGAATGTGACATGGGGGCTCCATGCGAGCAGCGCTGCTTTAACTCCTATGGGACCTTCCTGTGTCGCTGCCATCAGGGCTACGAACTGCACCGGGATGGCTTTTCCTGCAGTG ATATTGATGAGTGCAGCTACTCCAGTTACCTCTGCCAGTACCGCTGCGTTAACGAGCCAGGTCGCTTCTCTTGCCACTGCCCACAGGGCTACCAACTGCTGGCCACACGCCTCTGCCAAG ACATTGACGAGTGCGAGTCCGGCGCACACCAGTGCTCTGAAGCCCAAACCTGTGTCAATTTCTATGGGGGCTACCGCTGTGTGGACACCAACCGTTGTGTGGAGCCTTATGTCCAGGTGTCTGACAA TCGCTGCCTCTGTCCGGCGTCCAACCCCCTGTGCCGGGAGCAGCCCTCGTCCATAGTGCACCGTTACATGAGCATCACCTCGGAGCGAAGTGTGCCCGCCGACGTCTTCCAGATCCAAGCCACCTCTGTCTATCCCGGCGCTTACAATGCCTTTCAGATCCGTGCTGGAAACTCGCAGGGGGACTTCTATATTAGG CAAATCAACAATGTCAGCGCCATGCTGGTCCTCGCCCGGCCTGTGACGGGCCCCCGGGAGTATGTGCTGGACCTCGAGATGGTAACCATGAACTCCCTCATGAGCTACCGGGCCAGCTCAGTACTGAGACTCACCGTCTTCGTTGGGGCCTACACCTTCTGA